A single window of Sphingobacteriales bacterium DNA harbors:
- a CDS encoding thiamine phosphate synthase, translating to MQTILYTPAENIENEIDTIVQLLDNGVDYLYIYKPELDDFSLVDFVETIPEKYWKQCISTSLIITKEFDLGGYHFTRDIVQKNELYNEKILKWLSDTNKISSVTAHSIDELNKYAPNFKHIIVSPLFPSISKENYSYDWNMEELRIMISDFRIKSQILNLKSQIFAVGGVDTSKISIVKNLNFDGIGLLGFIWNDSSNALKNFNIIKSKFIQ from the coding sequence ATGCAAACAATACTTTACACACCAGCTGAAAACATAGAAAACGAGATAGACACTATTGTACAATTATTAGACAATGGCGTTGATTATTTATACATCTATAAACCTGAGTTAGATGATTTTTCTTTGGTAGATTTTGTAGAAACAATTCCTGAAAAATATTGGAAACAATGCATTTCTACTTCTTTAATTATAACTAAAGAATTTGATTTAGGTGGCTATCATTTTACCAGAGATATTGTCCAAAAAAATGAATTGTACAACGAAAAAATCTTAAAGTGGTTAAGTGACACCAATAAGATTTCATCTGTTACAGCACATAGCATTGATGAATTAAATAAATACGCACCAAACTTTAAACACATCATCGTGTCGCCTTTATTTCCTAGCATTTCCAAAGAAAACTACAGCTATGATTGGAACATGGAAGAATTAAGAATTATGATTTCAGATTTTAGAATTAAATCTCAAATCTTAAATCTCAAATCTCAAATTTTTGCCGTTGGTGGCGTTGATACATCAAAAATATCAATTGTAAAAAACTTAAATTTTGATGGTATTGGATTATTAGGTTTTATTTGGAATGACAGTTCTAATGCACTCAAAAACTTCAATATTATTAAGTCAAAATTCATCCAATAA
- the thiC gene encoding phosphomethylpyrimidine synthase ThiC produces MKQDKIPTQQVISTKPFPNSKKIYVKGTLHNIDVAMREITLSPTKINGKSVENKPITVYDASGPYTDENIAIDVKKGLPRLREKWIMERGDIERLFEFSSEYGTQRMADQSLDALRFEHIKMPLRAKEGRNVTQLHYARMGIITPEMEYIAIRENQRIEEYNTSLNGQAEVLCQQHKGESFGANTPKSFITPEFVRKEVAEGRAIIPCNINHPETEPMIIGRNFLVKINANIGNSAVTSSIEEEVEKAVWSCRWGADTIMDLSTGKNIHETREWIIRNSPVPIGTVPIYQALEKVNGKAEDLTWEIFRDTLIEQAEQGVDYFTIHAGVLLRYIPLTAKRVTGIVSRGGSIMAKWCLAHHKESFLYTHFEEICEIMKRYDVAFSLGDGLRPGSIADANDAAQFAELETLGELTKIAWKHDVQVMIEGPGHVPMHLIKENMDKQLKECHEAPFYTLGPLTTDIAPGYDHITSAIGAAMIGWFGTAMLCYVTPKEHLGLPNKEDVRVGVITYKLAAHAADLAKGHPGAQYRDNALSKARFEFRWQDQFNLSLDPEKALEFHDETLPADGAKVAHFCSMCGPHFCSMKITQEVRDYAQKSENESVRHSELVPETDIEKGMQEKSKEFLEKGSEIYL; encoded by the coding sequence ATGAAGCAAGATAAAATACCAACGCAACAAGTAATTTCTACCAAGCCTTTTCCTAATTCTAAAAAGATTTATGTAAAAGGAACATTGCACAACATAGATGTTGCCATGCGTGAAATTACTTTGTCGCCAACCAAAATAAATGGCAAATCGGTAGAAAATAAACCAATTACCGTATATGATGCATCTGGACCATACACCGATGAAAACATAGCAATAGATGTAAAAAAAGGCTTACCACGTTTGCGTGAAAAATGGATAATGGAACGTGGCGACATAGAACGCTTATTCGAATTTTCTTCAGAGTATGGTACACAACGCATGGCAGACCAAAGCTTAGATGCTTTGCGTTTTGAGCATATAAAAATGCCATTGCGTGCCAAAGAAGGCAGAAATGTTACGCAATTACATTATGCAAGAATGGGCATCATTACACCAGAAATGGAATACATTGCCATTCGAGAAAATCAACGTATAGAAGAATACAATACATCACTCAACGGACAAGCAGAAGTATTGTGTCAGCAACACAAAGGCGAAAGCTTTGGTGCCAACACACCAAAATCATTCATCACACCAGAGTTTGTGCGCAAAGAAGTGGCAGAAGGTAGAGCCATCATTCCTTGTAATATCAATCACCCAGAAACAGAACCGATGATAATTGGTAGAAATTTCTTGGTGAAAATAAATGCCAATATTGGCAATAGCGCAGTTACATCAAGCATAGAAGAAGAAGTAGAAAAAGCAGTATGGTCTTGTCGTTGGGGCGCAGATACCATCATGGATTTATCTACTGGAAAAAATATACACGAAACACGTGAGTGGATTATTCGCAATTCGCCAGTGCCAATTGGAACAGTGCCTATTTATCAAGCATTAGAAAAAGTAAATGGAAAAGCCGAAGATTTAACTTGGGAAATTTTTAGAGATACTTTAATAGAACAAGCAGAACAAGGCGTGGATTATTTTACGATACATGCAGGTGTGTTATTGCGCTATATTCCATTAACAGCAAAACGTGTTACAGGTATCGTGTCTCGTGGTGGAAGCATTATGGCAAAATGGTGTTTAGCACATCATAAAGAAAGTTTTTTATATACACATTTTGAAGAAATTTGTGAGATTATGAAACGCTATGATGTGGCTTTTTCTTTAGGCGATGGCTTGCGTCCAGGTTCTATTGCAGATGCGAATGATGCGGCACAATTTGCAGAATTAGAAACCTTAGGTGAGTTGACTAAAATTGCTTGGAAACACGATGTACAAGTAATGATAGAAGGTCCAGGTCATGTGCCTATGCATTTGATAAAAGAAAATATGGACAAACAATTGAAAGAATGTCATGAAGCACCTTTTTATACACTTGGGCCATTAACTACTGATATTGCACCAGGTTACGACCATATTACTTCTGCTATTGGTGCTGCAATGATTGGCTGGTTTGGCACAGCGATGTTGTGTTATGTAACACCAAAAGAACATTTAGGATTGCCGAATAAAGAAGATGTGCGTGTTGGTGTAATTACTTATAAATTGGCAGCACACGCAGCCGATTTAGCAAAAGGACATCCAGGTGCGCAATACAGAGATAATGCATTGAGTAAAGCACGTTTTGAGTTTAGATGGCAAGACCAATTCAACTTAAGTTTAGATCCAGAGAAAGCATTAGAATTTCACGATGAAACCTTGCCTGCTGATGGTGCTAAGGTGGCGCATTTTTGTTCTATGTGTGGACCACATTTTTGCAGTATGAAAATCACGCAAGAAGTAAGAGATTATGCACAGAAGAGTGAAAATGAGAGTGTGCGTCATTCTGAACTTGTTCCAGAAACTGATATAGAAAAAGGCATGCAAGAAAAATCGAAAGAATTTTTAGAAAAAGGAAGTGAGATTTATTTGTAA
- a CDS encoding glycosyltransferase, translated as MYDWILKSKAYIKNTFKEQLPFDVCLANFALPGGEVALFLKKKYNLPYIVLSHGHDIPWAFPKKMLLWHSLTYFKIKKICSESSYNILLSKEIKQMADKLINNDKKNIVFYNGLYVDKIKNTLYDDKLKIIFVGRLTQQKNPMLFIEILYVLKQKNIPFEAKIFGDGELKHKMQEFVFLNNMENITFCGKVSHSEVLIALDDANLLLSTSESEGMALAILEAIAAGVYVIASNVSGNDNMIIENTNGHIVSKYHKDEFVLKIEDFYNNKLTKKYTYPENYTAILQDLFSWEKIAQDYLKLFNEIAPNPK; from the coding sequence ATGTATGATTGGATTTTAAAATCTAAGGCATACATAAAAAATACTTTTAAAGAGCAGCTACCATTTGATGTTTGTTTGGCAAATTTTGCTTTGCCTGGTGGCGAAGTTGCATTATTCTTAAAAAAGAAATACAATTTACCATATATAGTTTTATCTCACGGACATGATATTCCATGGGCATTCCCTAAAAAAATGCTTTTGTGGCATAGTCTAACCTATTTTAAAATAAAGAAGATTTGTTCAGAATCATCCTACAATATTTTATTATCTAAAGAAATAAAACAAATGGCGGACAAGCTTATTAATAATGATAAAAAAAATATTGTATTTTATAATGGATTATATGTAGATAAAATTAAAAACACATTATATGATGATAAATTAAAAATAATTTTCGTTGGTAGATTAACGCAACAAAAAAATCCAATGTTATTTATTGAGATTCTTTATGTATTAAAACAAAAGAATATTCCATTTGAAGCAAAAATATTTGGCGATGGTGAATTAAAACATAAAATGCAAGAGTTTGTTTTCTTAAATAATATGGAAAATATTACATTCTGTGGTAAAGTTAGTCATTCAGAAGTGCTAATTGCATTAGATGATGCCAACTTATTGCTTTCTACATCAGAAAGCGAAGGTATGGCATTGGCTATTTTAGAAGCAATTGCAGCTGGCGTATATGTTATTGCATCAAACGTAAGTGGCAATGATAATATGATTATTGAAAACACAAATGGACATATTGTTTCTAAATATCACAAAGATGAATTTGTTTTAAAAATTGAAGATTTCTACAATAATAAGCTTACAAAAAAATACACCTATCCAGAAAACTATACAGCAATATTACAAGATTTATTTTCGTGGGAAAAAATTGCTCAAGATTATCTAAAACTATTTAATGAAATAGCTCCAAATCCAAAGTAG